A window of the Corynebacterium minutissimum genome harbors these coding sequences:
- a CDS encoding GNAT family N-acetyltransferase, with protein sequence MGTMTTSTAHQTDQSRFVITVDGEEAGFAEYADTATTREFNHTVIHDAYQGQGLSKTLIQAALDDESTAARQVIPTCSAVAGFIEKNPDYQPLTTREGNL encoded by the coding sequence ATGGGCACTATGACTACTTCAACTGCGCACCAAACCGATCAATCCCGTTTTGTTATCACCGTTGATGGGGAAGAAGCAGGCTTCGCCGAGTACGCCGATACCGCAACAACGCGCGAGTTCAACCACACCGTCATCCACGATGCCTACCAGGGGCAGGGCCTGTCAAAGACTCTCATCCAGGCAGCATTAGATGATGAATCGACGGCAGCCCGTCAAGTCATCCCTACATGCAGTGCAGTGGCAGGGTTCATTGAGAAGAACCCTGACTACCAGCCACTCACCACGCGTGAGGGCAACCTCTAG